The Sphaerisporangium siamense genome includes the window CTCCTTGCCGTCCCATGCGCCCGGGCCGAATCTTCCTGCCCGCGGACTTCACATCATGCGAAGACTGAGGTGTGCGTCACTGTCCTTTTCCCACTGACCGGGACCTCGTCTCCCAAAGCGCCGCGCCCCCGTCCCGTCCGGCGGGCGGGGCCGGCGACGAGGCCGTCCCGCTCGCCGGGAAGCCGGTTGTGGCGAAGCCGCGGGCGCCGACACCGTGGGGTCGACCGTTCGGGGCGTACGAAGGAGACCCAACGCCGCTATGACGACTCACCAGATCTTGAGCGGGCCCGAGAGCGAGAAACCGGCACGAGCTTCGGCCGGGGCCGGGCACCCGGTGCGGGTGGCCCTGGTCGTCGCCTTCGCGGCCCTGGTGACCACGCTCAACCAGACGCTGGTGGTCCCGGTGCTGCCCGGGCTGCCCGCCCGCTTACAGGTGACGCCGTCCGTCGCCGCCTGGCTGGTCACCGCGACGATCATCGCCGGCGCGGTGGCGCACCCGGTGCTGGGCCGGCTGGGCGACCAGTTCGGGATGCGCAGGATGATGATCGTGGCGCTCTGCGCGATGGTCCTCGGGTCCCTGCTGTGCATGGTGAGCGACGACATCGCGGTCCTCATCGCCGGCCGGGCGCTCCAGGGGCTCTCCAGCGCGACGATCCCGCTCGGGATGAGCCTGGTGGGGGTGGTCCTGGAGCCCCGGCGCCGGGCCGCCGCCATCGCCACCGTCAGCGCGATGATGGGGGTCGGCGGCGCGCTCGGGCTGCCCGCCGCGGGGCTGGTCTCCCGGCTCTGGGGATTTCACGGCCTGTTCGCCGTCTCGGCGTCCGCGGGCGTCGTCGCGATGACCGCCCTCCTGCTCGCGGTCCCGGCACCGCCCCGGCGGGAGCGGGCACGGCGGATCGACCTCGCCGGCGCGGCGCTGCTCACCTGCTCGACCGTCGGCCTGCTGGTCGGGCTCGACCGCGGCGGCGAGTGGGGCTGGACCAACGCGCTGACCGTCGCCTGCTTCGTCGCGGCGCTGGTGGCCGGGTGCCTGCTCACCCTGGTGGAGCTCCGCCGCCACGATCCGCTCATCGACCTGAGGGCGGCGGTGAGCCGCTCGGCCGCCGCGATCAACGGAGGGTCCGTCCTCATTGGTTTCGCGCTGTTCGCGAACTTCCTGGGGATCGTCGGACGCCTCCAGGCCCCGGCCGCGACCGGGTACGGGCACGGCCTGTCGGTGCTGGCGACCGGCCTGTGCCTGCTTCCCGGAGGGTTGCTGGCGGCGACGGTGGCGCCGCTGTCGGCCAGGCTGAGCACGGCCGCCGGCCCGCGGGTGACGATCGTGACGGGCTGCGCCGTCTCCGCCGCCGGGTTCGCGGCCCAGATCCCGCTGGGGCACGGCGCGCTGTGGGGGCTGATATGCGTCGTCGCCGTCATCTCGGCGGGCAACGCGATGGTC containing:
- a CDS encoding MFS transporter — protein: MTTHQILSGPESEKPARASAGAGHPVRVALVVAFAALVTTLNQTLVVPVLPGLPARLQVTPSVAAWLVTATIIAGAVAHPVLGRLGDQFGMRRMMIVALCAMVLGSLLCMVSDDIAVLIAGRALQGLSSATIPLGMSLVGVVLEPRRRAAAIATVSAMMGVGGALGLPAAGLVSRLWGFHGLFAVSASAGVVAMTALLLAVPAPPRRERARRIDLAGAALLTCSTVGLLVGLDRGGEWGWTNALTVACFVAALVAGCLLTLVELRRHDPLIDLRAAVSRSAAAINGGSVLIGFALFANFLGIVGRLQAPAATGYGHGLSVLATGLCLLPGGLLAATVAPLSARLSTAAGPRVTIVTGCAVSAAGFAAQIPLGHGALWGLICVVAVISAGNAMVMAALPALILRVTPETDIGVTNGLNALARAIGMSVSSAVFGIVTTVPAGAAFVPRGAFDGFTVAGGIATLVALALFLLQRSGHDADRAR